A genomic window from Anthonomus grandis grandis chromosome 4, icAntGran1.3, whole genome shotgun sequence includes:
- the LOC126735431 gene encoding LOW QUALITY PROTEIN: deoxyuridine 5'-triphosphate nucleotidohydrolase-like (The sequence of the model RefSeq protein was modified relative to this genomic sequence to represent the inferred CDS: inserted 2 bases in 1 codon; substituted 1 base at 1 genomic stop codon): MCIHLSRSRISPILKYTKITPHAYTPEKGSRLAAGYDLKSNHDXIIPARGKALISTXLKFELSKNCYSRIAPRSGLAVNHFIDIGASVIDEDYRGEIKVLLFNHSDEDFHVRTGDRIAQIICERIFYPELQKVNNMSSTEHGEKGFGSTEKNM, from the exons atgtgcATACATTTAAGCCGATCAAGAATAagtccaattttaaaatatacaaaaatcacaCCTCACGCATATACACCCGAAAAGGGTAGTAGACTGGCTGCTGgatatgatttaaaaagtaatcatGA AATAATACCAGCTAGAGGAAAAGCTCTAATATCAACTTGACTTAAATTTGAGCTGTCGAAAAACTGCTATAGCAGGATCGCTCCAAGGTCTGGTTTAGCTGTAAACCACTTTATTGATATAGGcg CTAGCGTTATCGATGAGGACTATCGAGGTGAAATTAAGGTCCTACTGTTCAATCACTCGGATGAGGATTTTCACGTTAGAACTGGCGACAGGATAGCTCAAATAATATGTGAAAGGATCTTCTATCCAGAGCTTCAAAAAGTCAACAACATGTCCAGCACAGAACATGGAGAAAAAGGATTCGGgtccacagaaaaaaatatgtaa
- the LOC126735457 gene encoding programmed cell death protein 6 has product MSFSSPMPSREFLWDVFQRVDRDRSGLISADELQIALSNGTWSPFNPETVRLMIGMFDRHNKGQIGFDDFGALWKYVTDWQNCFRSFDRDNSGNIDRDELKTALTSFGYRLSDNLINIMVRKFDRHGNGTILFDDFIQACIVLHTLTSAFRQYDTDQDGYITIHYEQFLSMVFGLKI; this is encoded by the exons ATGAGTTTCAGCTCTCCAATGCCTAGTAGAGAGTTTCTTTGGGATGTCTTTCAAAg AGTTGATAGAGACCGAAGTGGCCTTATTAGTGCTGACGAACTTCAAATTGCACTTTCAAATGGTACATGGAGTCCCTTTAATCCAGAGACTGTAAGGCTTATGATAg GTATGTTTGACCGACATAACAAAGGCCAAATAGGATTTGATGACTTTGGTGCCCTATGGAAGTACGTTACAGATTGGCAAAACTGTTTTCGGTCATTTGATAGAGATAACTCAGGAAATATAGATAGAGATGAGCTGAAGACTGCGCTTACTTCGTTTGGATATAGATTGtctgataatttaataaatatcatGGTCAGAAAATTTGATAGGCATGGCAATGGAACTATTCTATTTGATGATTTCATTCAAGCCTGTATTGTTTTACAt acgCTTACATCGGCATTTAGGCAATATGACACGGATCAAGATGGATATATTACTATACATTATGAACAATTCTTAAGTATGGTGTTTggcttaaaaatttaa